One Primulina eburnea isolate SZY01 chromosome 4, ASM2296580v1, whole genome shotgun sequence genomic window, AGACAGCCAAGAGAAAATTGTCGTCATGAGAGAACTCCAGCTGTGTCACTGTTAAACTGTGAGAATGCAAGCGACCAACAGACTTCCAGGAGCCAACTTGCCATAGCCATATATCTGCCGCAGATGCAGATTGTGCCTGCAAGATTAAGAACTTGTTTACTCGTTGAACAATTATATGATTTGCACTTGTCAGGAATGCAAAATAGTTCTGTGAGCAATAAATTTTACTGCCAACAATTATAATAATGGCAGAATACAAAGGTTACAGAAATATGTGTGTTCCTAAATGTATGGTATGACAATATTTTGTGGTTTGGCACCTCTCATGTTGTCATATAAAATTGGGATAAAATGGTAAAATGCGAATCTCTGTCAGAAGTTCCATGAACAAAAAAATTTCAGTGTTAATTTCATGGTTTTTGCTTTTGGCAAAATATACTTGGCCAAAAGGGCATCAATTATTGAAAAGCCTAGGGAATTTTGCTCGAATTAGTTGCAgttctttaaaaaatttatagctTCATAGTTCATACATCACACATCATTTTTGCTTATCAGGTTGAAACAGAAAATGAACAAACTCCTAAAGACCGAACATTTATACACCATGTAAAACATTAACCACCATATTAATGAGAAAAAACACAATATACCTTACAGGATGAAGCAACTAGCTTCCCCTCGTGGTCACAACATAAAGAAAATAGTTCATTCCCATGACCATATAGCTTGTGTGATTCTGGCCATAGTGTGTGCCATGCAAGCTGCTCCTCAATTGGTGGTTCTGTCAATTCCATTGGAACTGCTTCTGGAATAGTTTCAAGGGTATCAATGTCTTCAGTTCTATTTCTTTCTGTTGAATCAGGTGATGCTGTAGAAGGAGAAGGTTTAATTGTGGGTGATTAAAAGTGATAAAAAGATTTTCCACATACTTTTTTCAATGTATTTTCATTTGTGTAAAAAGGTGATGATTCTATTCTAAACTAGGACTAGGAGAGACTAAAAAGTTTTAGTCTTCTCGGCACTTTATTTTCACCATTCAGAATTCATTAGACAACACCaagaaaaaatattgaaaacAGAAATTATGTTCATAAATACTTTATTGGTTACAGCGGATAAGTAGCCACAGGAGACAATATAAATTCCAGATGTTATTTACACTCAATTCACCAGGTGATGTTGATCATGCACAGTCGCAAAGGAAATGGAAAAACCTAACAGGACATATAATAACATGCTACTATGCTTTTCTGAAGAAAAGCAGTTCAGAAATAAATCGTTAACGTGTTATTATTGACCTGTACTGCTATTTCTAAATGACATAAAACTATTGCTTGTTTCACGTCAATTTATGAAGATTTTATTCTTTAGGGGTGATGAACATTAGTTGAACAAATTTTTCTTTGCAAAAACTCTGAGGCATATAGTGTGTGTTACTTTGGTCCAGAACTTATGCAAAATTCCATTGAAGGCGTGAAGCTAACTGCAAGAATATATCAGATGGGTAGCTGATAGAGAAAGGACAAGCAAAGTTGTCACAATAACAATCATAATAGAAAAAATTATCAGAAATTTAACCTGGTCAAACAAATGGCCTAGATATTAATTTCAAAGAGtatataataaaacaaaaaGGTATGGAGTTAAATTTCTATTCTAAGCACCAAGGAACAAATTTTTTGAAGGACAAATATCAGAACCCAACCGACTAAGACATGGAAAGATGGCTCAATGGAGTAAAACTGGAGTCATCAAGACGATCAATTTCAACTAATTTAACCTCGTGTTtttgaatgaatgaatgaatgccTATAGTATCTTAGTGACAAAATCAAAATACTTTAGACAGCCAACTCACCTTGGACATATATAGGCTTCTGAGAGAGCCCTAGAGCAGACATATTTGCACCTAGAATTTGCATATTTACAGGAACATCTTCATTGAAACTCGATTGTTGTGGACTTGAGTGATTCAATGTCTTCAGAAACGACAGAGGAGCTTCAAACACTCTGGAAACTTTCTCATCAGCTCCACTCACAAACCGATGGTTCCCCTTTCCTCTAATTAATGTGACACAATTAATATCATGACCATGGACTTGAGGTCTTCCAATTTCATGCCAAGTCTCTCTATCTTCTAGAGAAGATTCCTTACACCATGGAGAAAATATTCGAGTAGTCTGCAAAACATGGAAGAGCAATTCATTACTTCAAATTATAAATGTAAGGACATTAGAATTAAGCATGCGAGATTTTATTCATAATATCATCCAAATCACAAACACAGAGTTAGTGTAATATTAATCTGCTAGTTCCATATTCTTGTCAAGAAACCAGAACAAAGAAAAATTCTTCCTGAGGCAATACTCCTTATAAGAATGGAATTTCTTTAGTTTCTTACCTGATCGTGACTAACAGACAGCAGATATTCCCCACCTCTAGCCCATGAAAGGTCTGAAACTGCTGAAAAGTGTCCAGAAGGAACCTTTTGtggtttccaatcatcaaaactAGTTCCAATATTTTTCCATAGATGAAAAGATCCACCATAACCATTAGCTAAAATCGAGTCCCCTGTTGGGCTCCAATGACCACCATAAAAACCCAAAGCAGAATGACTTAACTCCCCCACAGTAACCACATTCATCCATATACATGTAGTCTTTTCAGGTTGCCATACCATCATTGTCTTGTCCATGGACGCAGACAAAATGCTAAGAGGTTGATAACATTCAACGCCATCAACAGATGAGCTTTGAGGAGGCTGCCATTCCACAGAATACACCCAGTCCTCATGTCCAATAAGGAGGGATTCAAGAGATATTTGGTAGGAGGATGAACCTGCTGAAAATATCGGACCCTTTATATAAGAAGCCAAGCTGCTGATTTTTTTATTGCCAAGAGAGTCACGTAAAGCCATCTTCCATATGCGTATCCCTTTGTCCTGAGATGAACTAGCTAGAAGAAGACTAGATGTTTCACCGCTAGCATAGAGAGGTAGAGAGAAATCCAAACTACGGATCCAATCAGTGTGCCCTTTCAGTTCACAAGAATGAATGAACTGCAACAAATGACCATAAACAAGTTCATTTtggtaaataaaaaaaaaacttaattgCAATAGAACAGAAACGAAGAATGGGTTCAACCACACACTTTTCCTGTCCTTTCACCACTATAGATATGAATCTTGTTATCCAACCCGCCCATTGCTAGGGCTAGATAATGACTGTTTCCAGGAAACTCCATGAGCGAAAGAGCGACCATAGGTTTTTGACCAAAAGTTATGGAATCTAAACAAGATAGTCTGCAGTCACCTGAGAAATTTCGGATGAACAGCTATTAGAATCACTGAATTTAGGACGTTAGGTCCAAATTACATCTAATAAACTGAATACATGTATTAATGAGGTAAACTATGGTACATTTACAATCGTCTATAATACATGAATTTGTGAGAGACAAACAGAAAACCTATCGTGGAACGCCAAATATTACAGTTGTAAACAATGAATAGCAAGTAATATAAATCGATTCAATCAGCAACTACAACAAGATAAAGAACGAGGATATAAGGTATCGATATTTCAAATGAAATACAGTATGATAGTTAGGATACGCCTTTCATAATTCTATATCTGACAGCATATACTTTTTGCAAACACTCCAATTTCTGCATTACGCACTACCATCCTAAAACGAGTCAAACATATCATGATGCCCTTTAGGCTTTTACATGATGTTCATTATTTAAGCAACAATGTGAGAGGCCATCGCTGCATAGTTGTGGTGATTCAGAATTTACTTGGAAAATTAACTTGACAGTTAAAACATTTAAAgacagaaaataaaaatatttagaaagTAATAAGAGTGAATGGAAAAAGAAATAGATATTTAACAATTTGAACCATCAAGAGCAAAATATTAACTCACGATACGAAAGTAGAATTCAATATCAATGACCGAAAAAAGAAAACTGAAAGAGCGTAATTAGACTTAATATAATCCAACTATCCAAGTAACTCACCTGCTGAGCTAGATGGAAAGATTACTTCCCACACCTTCACGGTACCATCAGAAGATGTGGATGCAAATAGAGCATCTGAATGAGACACCATAATTGCTGAAAAGCATGTAACACCATTTTTATGTGCTTCTGGTACATGGAAGACATTCCTCCACTGCAAACGAAGTTGGCTATTGGCTTAGAGGATATAACAGGAGCAAAGTATGGTGCCCCCAAATATAAATGAAAATATgaataataagaaaaatgagGTAAGAAAGTAGATTAATCGAAAGAAATAGACATTTTATCGACTTCGGGGTTTGTAAGCATGTTGAGGGGTGCCATTGGCTTACACATGTTGAGAATTACCCCAAAATGAAAATACAGAAGGTGCTGTATAAACATAACAAGCATAAAACAATGTATCCCGTTGAAGTAGATGTTGAATGACTTGATTGCTGAACTTTACAATTTAAAGTTCAATGCTGGACACATATTCAGTCCATACAAATATCATCAGCCAAGATAAAGCTGGTTCTTAATCTCATATAATTCCAATTAAGATGGTCACCCTACCTGTTTCGTTAAATGTTCATTATTTCAGACTTAGTCCATTGCTCTCTATACTACCTTCcaagtaaaatatataaattaaaccTTAAAAAAAGGTCATCTCACACCATTTTGTTCCCTTTTTCCTTGAACTATGAATTATAAATCTGAGGAACTGATCCTGTATAGCCTGAATACTCATTCTAGTCCTGACATCACTTCTTCAGAAGCTGTGAAGGGTAGAAAGTTGAACACCCTCCAATTGGAAACCATATTCTAAGTGTTAACATTCCAAGAGTCCACCTAGAAAGTAACTTCATGCAAATAGGAAATATCTCTCAACTTTGAGCTACTGATCTATAGCACAATATTGCATCATCCATTAGAATGCCCAACAAACTTAAGCAACATAGTCTCTAGACATAAAAGACATAAAAGGCCCCTCTTTAGATGCTAGACTGCTAATTTCATGGCATTTGTGCATTCATGAATGATTGTCACCTCCTTCATCAGGTTCATCTACATCGGAGAATACTTTAATTAATGGAGAAGAAATCCATATGAATACCTTCCCACTAACGCCTTAATGGAAGAAAGGAAATTCCATCTTCTACCACCACTCAGTACTCAGTAGTACATTCTCTCAGTTTTTCTTCCTTCTAAGAAAGTCCCCATAATCTGGAACATCTATCCTTCAGGAGACGTGAATCAACATGAGAACTTCTTTGGCAACACTATCCATAAAACCCTAGATAGCAACCAACACGTTCTAGACTCTGGAATCTGTTAAACATAAATGCAATCCCTCTCACGAAGAACCACTGATCAGTCTGCAAGTTTATACCAAAACCGTCCATGGTCTACAGAAAATTCGTATAAAGCCATAAATCATGAAATCgaaaaaaatttagcataagaTTGGCAAAAGAATTTTCAAATACAATCCAACTTAAATAAGCACTTCATTTTCTCTTAGCACACTGGCAGGATATACTGTCACAGAAACAAAAAGGAGAAAGATTTAAAAATTACCTTCTTATCTACAAGAGAGAGCTCCCACAAAATAATAACTCCATCCACGTCTCCCGATAGCAGATAATGCCTTTCCAAATGCTTAGCTGCAAACCGACACATTCACCACATAAACCATATAACCATGAGtaacaaaaaaatttgaatcactCAAAATCTTATAAATATTACAGCATGACGTTAAGCCTGGAATAAAGGCATGTAATAGCAAGAAGCATAGTTAATAGAAGTTTCCAAAATTACCAATTTTCATTTAAAACTTTCTATTCTTAGGTTTAGGAATAAACTTTAGATTGTTTTTCATTTTGGTTAATGTCTATCTGGATTTGTCCACTGTCTAGTGTTCATTTTGTCGTACACGTTTTGTCCGATTAGTTTCAGCGGAAATGTTCAACAAATTGTTCATTTATGAGCAGGCAGCGTTAGGAGTTGTAAAAGGAGATAAGTTTGCTGCCACTAATTTCCAGCTTCCTCTCTACTTCTTCCTCAGCAGCATTCTATTATAGTGTCATTGTCCATCTTGATGCACTATTGTTTTTCCACTTTGCTTTGAGCCATTATTGTTCATTCTATTCTTCCAATTGTATATTTGTGACTCTGAAAAGCACCACTAGGAGTAATGAAAGAGATGAGTGTGAGCAAAATCGCAGCTTTCATCTGTGTTTCTTCCACTGAGCTCTACTTTTCAGGAGGTCAAGTTCCTCTATCATCTACTTCTATGTGAAATCTGAGTAGGTATGAACTCAGCATTAACACATGAGCAACCACGAACCAGATGCCAGAGAAAGTTCAAGACTTTAATATATGACACAATTTCCAACTATAAACCATTTGCATCCGGCATCCCACTTCATTAAAATCTTAAGACATATGATcgttaaaaagaaaaagatatcgccagcaaaacaatatttaaaactGTTAACATATTGACCAATAAATATTGAACCCGCATACTGAAATAAACAGAACAAGAACCTGCATCATAGACACAAATAAAGTTCGATTCTTTAACAGATTACACAAAATAATGAACAAATTTCTGAATCCCAATATATTCCAAGAAAATACTACAAAAGCACACGACCAATCAAAAGAATTATAACAAGCAGAAATAAGGTTAAATATGGCACCTTTGAATGAAAACTTGTTGCTAGGCAGCCAGTGGGTACAGTTTACAAATGCCGTGTGGCCCGGAAGAGTGGCCAAAATTTGAGCActctattaaaaaaaacataaaaaaaacccAGCACAGACTAAACAAACCAGCATTCGGTAATGGGTATTCAATAATATTCACATATCAAGACAAAAGTTTAAACCTTGGGACAAAAAATGGCAACAGAATTTTGAGCACCAAAAGAGACCAAATCACAGGCACCCCACGAGACGTTGTTAACTATTCTGTTACAACCAGCTCCAATAAATAATTTTCTCACTCCAACTTGCCTTGAGTCACCGTCGGAAGCCATCTGCGATGCTTCTTGTGGATTTCCGACGACGGAGGGAGATGATTAGGGAAGAGGGTGGCGGGGTTTTAGAGTGGGCTTGTTTTGGCAACTTCTTGAAATGGGCCGGTAGTTTTCCATCACGTTTAAGACAAGATTTTTACGAGTATCTATTTTACTGAAATATCAAAAATAAAACTCAAATTTGCAATCTCtgattattaataaaaaaaaataatactcaatTTAcagaacatttttatttttgtttaataaaaaaacatcTTATCTATCTaccatattttaataaatagtttgtattttatctatattttaaacttttaaatttaataatcatattactcatagcataaaaaaatattattacatttaaaattctaatataatctatattaaattttttaactaTATATACACACAACATGGAGATGACATTAGTTAAAGTTAAAACTCGTATAGTCACTAACTTTTAGTATGTTTATAAACTTTtgtataatttcaatatatacttactatattattaaatttaaaacaattaaaataattaactttagtGTCATAATTTGTTTAAATTTTACTCATGCTCTAATGATTGTAGCAAATTGGAATTTGACTTGTTTAAGTTTATACTTTCTGTCCGAGTCCAAGATGACTCGAGATCATCAGTAATATATCTtgaataagaaaatatttaatgtATGAACTCATAAAATCTTCTCTTGTATAATAAAAATTCAGCACTCTCGACTAGACTAATAAAATGTCAAACCAAGTGACTTTGAAGTCGAAGCTTGCCGAGTAAATAGTTAGATGTAATCATGATCAAACTATGTGTCACGGCCCGCTGTTTTATATGAAAACAGTTTGAGGTGTATATATTTGAAACATGagttagtctcatgtgagacaggttgacggatcataatctgtgagacgagtcaaccttattcatattcacaataaaaagtaatactcttagcataaaaagtaatactttttcatgggtgacccaaataagagatctgtctcacaaatacgatccgtgaaatcgtgttacacaagtttttgacttGAAACATATCCAATAATCAACACACCACGTGGCGTTCATGCTGTGGTGATGTAAACGGACTTTAATCCATTACATGCGTAAAAAAAATCCATTACAATTCAAAGAGAGAACCAAAAAATCAAATCCATATATATTCTTTAAAAAACAAACAGAGAGAATTTATCAAATATGGTAATCACGCAATCTAGTATTAACCCGGTGATTCACATCGCTGCGGCCACTCTCCGCCGTGACCATCGCCTCCACTTCCACTTCTTACAGAGCCACCGTATCCTCTTCCCCCGTCCCGCCACCTTTCGCCATCTGGTCGTCGACGATATCAAAATCAGAGCTTTCTCAACAGATGAGACAGAACCTCACATAGCTGCGGAAGCAGCGAAGAAGCTTCCTGATAAGCCACCGATATGCACCGCCGACGAGCTTCACTACGTCTCGGTTGACAATTCCGAATGGAGCCTCGCGCTTTGGCGCTACAACCCCTCGCCAGAGGTATTGTTTCCCACCTCTTTTTATGTGTAGACGCGCAAAATGCATGCTTGTACAATTTTGCATCTCGTTATCCTcgtaattaaatatatattggtCTTTCGTGCTACAAATTTCAAATCTTGCTAAGTTACATCcatgtttcagatttgtatggacgccattaataaaataaaagagtATTTATCCTGTAAAATCTATGCATCTTCACATTGcagggtttttttttaaaaaaattaatttaaaatgtaAGGGAGATGTCGAGTTCTGTAGAATTAAAGGCAAAAGGCTATCATCAATGACCGTGGACGTCCAAGCCGCCATGTGCAGCTGCCGGCTGCCTTTGTGCGGatgctgtttttttttttatatttttatttttttcattattattattatttttgttgattTTTAACACATGTTTTATTGTTAAAATAGGAATCCTACATTAAAAAATAGGAAactcaatttcaaaaaaaatagaTCACTTTAAATGGTTTGTTAGTcaaccaatttttttaaaaaaattcgttatttgtaaaacattaattaatttatcttaaaaaattgaatttatttttgttttataaaaaaattatttttataaatatgtgTTGGtttaattttcgaaaaaatgtataatgatatCCATcaacttattttttattttattattactaataatatgattaataaaaaataataatagttgGAAAAGGGCAACTTGTCAAAAAATCCCTATACCTATTCTCAACTTCTCTTTTACTCCCTATCCCACTAAAACTTTGTTTCAACTCCCCATTTCTTTAAAATTTCCCATCCTACCCTTCAAccttatttttcaaataattgatTTTCTTTTGTAATAAaaggcccatcatgcttccgtaaaataaattaaatcttttacctttttgactagagtaccaccgggttatatccaccgtattttacgaactgctcctcacagtccaaccacacaatcgcaaccgatggttactaagcagattccttcagcagtacttagcacagctctaattcgtttcctaccttagagcgtacagcaaaagatcaaattttgaaaataatacatgagaggggctaagagcaaagatctcttttattcaaacacaaacatttatttattacatagtaacctcctgtagaggaggagaaacttgtttagctactccTCGTAGCTGAACTTACTACACACATAAaacttttgaaagaaaatattacaaccttgtatgaaagaaatggagaaaattttttatgatcttcacttccttcttccgtctttatttatagaaggcttcttcggatttgaaactcggatttcaaatcttcattagcctttacagcttgctaggggaccatgtagtggttgaagggtccctgtctagattattaatctggacatcaacttctcatctTCCTTTATCTCTTTTAGATACCAATGACGATGAGTTTCTAGGATATCGGCAgtaatttcatcttttttatactctttaaaatgatttactaaccatTTTAGAGCTTCTGCCTCTTTCCTCTTATATGATATccttcttttcaaaactttcaaatatactcgatacatttttaagttttgattctggTGTGTTAACTGGTTTTTATTCTGtccttatttatggatgaatttttcgggaccagttaattttttattcattggattcctTTTAGATGGGTATCCAATGCTTGCTGAGTCATCCACCATTTGTTATTGGTGGTCCATTTGTCTTTTACCACTGATTAGTGGTTGTCCTGTTTCTATCACTCATATGGTAGTGATCTTGCTTTTGTAATGGAGGGTCACATGTCCCttttaattttgtcgaggaatctttgattttttgtatcctcgaggaaaatgtgcatgtggtccttccccacttgtccttgcttcggtaaaatgcttccgatcagatctcggttTGAAACCTTTACCGAACTCTGGTTCTTTCTGTATTTGGCATTCAGGGCAGATGTTTTCCGACCATCTTCCTATGTGTGCCATATTACAGAACTTTCGGCGAGTCTCTTTGCTTGCCGGtagcttgctgttccacaaaagatttcttttcttttcaaataaatcttctgcgaaacttgttgtttttcctgtcatggtattcaacaggaatgatccgttcaccgaatgattgtagaatttgaacggaaacttgactttgtccatctcagtgagacagacccaaataccccaagctcttctggtagaaatatCCTCTTCGGTAATTGAAGacaccaggggtgtttcttctgtcggaGGGTCTTTGATGAATTTCTGGACATTTAAatctggcctccttagcttgatgaaatgaaaggcttcatgtgtgcctttccctgctggttctggtgctgcactgaaAAAATACAACTCCAGaatatctcctctggacaaataatcattattcgcccaagtttcgtgaacagcttcctggatccattttggtaaacatgaaatctccggaaagctgggtgatgtagtataaactgaggcaagagccccaaattcataccaagctttaacctccttgggatatgaattaggtttcatccatacccttggatattttcctgaaacatcaaccctatttgtagctgggttaatgccgatacgtgtttttaatttctcccaattctgctgataaacctgaaatggagaaattataccttcattagtaccaaccttagctttgcctttgtcaatacgaggcctaaggttgatctctccctcttcaatccccgaggtgaagggttgacttgaggactcaagataaggatcaggagtctcaatttttgtttcagccgactcat contains:
- the LOC140830509 gene encoding elongator complex protein 2; amino-acid sequence: MASDGDSRQVGVRKLFIGAGCNRIVNNVSWGACDLVSFGAQNSVAIFCPKSAQILATLPGHTAFVNCTHWLPSNKFSFKAKHLERHYLLSGDVDGVIILWELSLVDKKWRNVFHVPEAHKNGVTCFSAIMVSHSDALFASTSSDGTVKVWEVIFPSSSAGDCRLSCLDSITFGQKPMVALSLMEFPGNSHYLALAMGGLDNKIHIYSGERTGKFIHSCELKGHTDWIRSLDFSLPLYASGETSSLLLASSSQDKGIRIWKMALRDSLGNKKISSLASYIKGPIFSAGSSSYQISLESLLIGHEDWVYSVEWQPPQSSSVDGVECYQPLSILSASMDKTMMVWQPEKTTCIWMNVVTVGELSHSALGFYGGHWSPTGDSILANGYGGSFHLWKNIGTSFDDWKPQKVPSGHFSAVSDLSWARGGEYLLSVSHDQTTRIFSPWCKESSLEDRETWHEIGRPQVHGHDINCVTLIRGKGNHRFVSGADEKVSRVFEAPLSFLKTLNHSSPQQSSFNEDVPVNMQILGANMSALGLSQKPIYVQASPDSTERNRTEDIDTLETIPEAVPMELTEPPIEEQLAWHTLWPESHKLYGHGNELFSLCCDHEGKLVASSCKAQSASAADIWLWQVGSWKSVGRLHSHSLTVTQLEFSHDDNFLLAVSRDRHFSVFSIKHTGVNEIRHQLIVNQEAHKRIIWACSWNPYCHEFATGSRDKTVKIWQVEEESSVKLLTTLPMFKSSVTALSWLGVDRQRNHSLLAVGMENGLIELWSYSNTRIENASIEVPNVAVFVRFDPYICHVSAVRRLRWKMGEKTGDPRSSQLASCGDDHSVRIFQIDVVQS